A window of the Hordeum vulgare subsp. vulgare chromosome 5H, MorexV3_pseudomolecules_assembly, whole genome shotgun sequence genome harbors these coding sequences:
- the LOC123395704 gene encoding protein FAF-like, chloroplastic, with translation MAADGGLRRLFEKPLPENPTLLEALSAWNRVHPKRPVDTTSFTEIFGELHFQEKQQQQQQPDHVARGGVLPPPRPPAPPPVRAATASPSSWIDVTEKSKDDSSLDALLRPSKPAPTVKRSASFSMKKSPSASSLLLCTEGLGSESTVDVLRDDDDELAAAFRRQEESRNDTDVVDANEDEKENQRVPPSFPPPIRSISVRGGKPSVCFRSFRAEGRFVLVEVVIPGKELLRASREGGRLRLQFASATAHA, from the coding sequence ATGGCGGCGGACGGCGGGTTGAGGAGGCTGTTCGAGAAGCCTCTGCCGGAGAACCCAACGCTGCTGGAGGCTCTGTCGGCGTGGAACCGCGTCCACCCAAAGAGGCCCGTCGACACGACATCCTTCACCGAGATCTTCGGCGAGCTCCACTTCCaagagaagcagcagcagcagcagcagccggacCACGTCGCCCGGGGCGGCGTCCTGCCGCCACCGCGCCCGCCTGCACCCCCTCCTGTTCGCGCGGCCACGGCATCGCCCTCGTCGTGGATCGACGTCACCGAGAAGAGCAAGGACGACTCGTCTCTCGACGCGCTCCTCAGGCCGTCGAAGCCCGCGCCGACGGTGAAGAGGAGCGCGAGCTTCTCCATGAAGAAGAGCCCGTCCGCGTCGTCCCTGCTGCTCTGCACAGAGGGGCTCGGGTCCGAGAGCACCGTGGACGTACTgagggacgacgacgacgagctaGCCGCCGCGTTCCGCCGCCAGGAGGAATCACGCAACGACACGGACGTCGTCGACGCgaacgaggacgagaaggagaatcAGCGGGTTCCGCCGTCGTTCCCGCCCCCGATACGGTCGATCAGCGTGCGCGGCGGGAAGCCGAGCGTGTGCTTCCGGTCGTTCCGTGCGGAGGGCAGATTCGTGTTGGTGGAGGTAGTCATCCCCGGGAAGGAGCTCCTGCGGGCGTCGCGCGAGGGCGGTCGGCTCAGGCTGCAGTTCGCCAGCGCCACTGCACACGCCTAA
- the LOC123397617 gene encoding rho GTPase-activating protein 4-like has protein sequence MTEVALLRGPTNLASPASRGPSTSLRYLANADSDVLHRGGSGGESPTGSAGRTEREVQESEEEEERWSFLALLLALLRKSFLGCREEGGQGEGEGGAMEIGWPTEVQHVAHVTFDRFHGFLGLPVEFEPEVPRRAPSASASVFGVSTESMQCSYDSRGNSVPTILLMMQRRLYEQCGLRAEGIFRINAENSQEELVRDRLNSGIVPYGIDVHCLSGLIKAWFRELPSGVLDPIPPEQVMQCQSEEDCARVAKCLPVAEAALLDWAVNLMADVVQEEKINKMNARNIAMVFAPNMTQMADPLTALMYAVQVMNFLKMLIEKTLKDREESNLDDVSLSQKDPSDENGHHNPGFAVDSHRAEGSRRPSSFSEEPLLNSPAHSTEDKPNEANPAGGDSAPSGQTVMNTDGSCRWSQSLPAASATTDISCATTLNSLHVHGKGSRSLNSSSRRTRKGKGQSGAPAVAPPTEKKSRGASIVSRLNSTVERIEAWR, from the exons ATGACGGAGGTAGCGCTTCTCCGGGGCCCGACCAACCTCGCTTCCCCCGCAAGCCGCGGCCCCTCCACCTCCCTGCGCTATTTAGCCAATGCCGACAGCGACGTGCTCCACAGAGGCGGCAGCGGCGGAGAGAGCCCTACAGGATCCGCGGGACGGACTGAGCGAGAGGTACAAGaatcggaggaggaagaagagcggtGGTCTTTCTTGGCGCTGCTGCTTGCGCTGCTGCGGAAGTCGTTTCTCGGCTGCAGGGAGGAGGGCGGCCAAGGCGAAGGCGAAGGCGGTGCGATGGAGATCGGGTGGCCGACCGAGGTGCAGCACGTGGCGCATGTCACCTTTGATAGGTTCCATGGATTCCTTGGGCTGCCCGTCGAGTTCGAGCCCGAGGTGCCTCGCCGCGCTCCCAGCGCCAG TGCAAGTGTCTTTGGAGTTTCAACAGAATCAATGCAGTGTTCCTACGATTCCAGAGGAAACAGTGTTCCGACAATTCTCTTGATGATGCAGAGACGTCTTTATGAACAATGTGGTCTTCGG GCAGAAGGTATTTTTCGTATAAATGCAGAGAATAGCCAGGAGGAGCTTGTGAGAGACCGGTTAAACAGCGGAATCGTGCCATATGGTATTGATGTCCACTGTTTGTCAGGTCTAATAAAA GCATGGTTTAGAGAACTGCCAAGCGGGGTGCTGGACCCTATTCCACCTGAACAGGTGATGCAATGCCAATCTGAAGAGGATTGTGCTCGGGTCGCCAAATGCCTTCCAGTAGCTGAAGCGGCCTTACTTGACTGGGCCGTTAATCTGATGGCTGATGTCGTACAAGAAGAAAAGATAAACAAGATGAATGCTCGCAACATTGCTATGGTTTTTGCACCAAATATGACTCAG ATGGCAGATCCTTTGACTGCACTCATGTATGCagtccaagtgatgaattttctcaAGATGCTAATAGAGAAGACCCTGAAGGATAGAGAGGAGTCCAATCTGGATGACGTGTCTTTGTCCCAAAAGGACCCATCTGATGAAAATGGGCATCATAACCCTGGCTTCGCGGTCGATTCTCACCGTGCGGAAGGATCGAGGCGTCCTTCTTCCTTCAGCGAGGAGCCCCTTCTGAACAGCCCGGCACACAGCACCGAAGACAAGCCTAACGAGGCTAATCCTGCCGGAGGAGACTCTGCACCTTCTGGCCAGACAGTCATGAATACAGATGGCTCTTGTCGATGGTCTCAATCCCTACCTGCTGCTTCAGCGACCACTGATATTTCCTGTGCTACAACACTGAACTCACTGCATGTGCATGGCAAGGGGAGCCGTAGCCTgaatagtagtagtaggaggacaaGGAAGGGCAAGGGGCAGTCCGGAGCACCGGCCGTTGCTCCTCCAACCGAGAAAAAATCACGAGGCGCAAGCATCGTGAGCCGGTTAAACTCCACGGTCGAACGGATCGAAGCGTGGAGATGA